DNA sequence from the Rattus rattus isolate New Zealand chromosome 2, Rrattus_CSIRO_v1, whole genome shotgun sequence genome:
GGAGTGAGAAGACAATGTGCAGAGTCAGGTCTCTCTGATAACtaagtgggtcctggggatggaattcagggagtcaggcttggtagcaagcaagCGAGCACATCACAACCATCCCAGTGGGTCTTAATTTTCATTCTGACTTAAGTGTATCATTTTCATCATCATTCATACAGAAAATTTCTTTTGCTTATTATGTAGACTAGCCTGACCTGGAATTCATatgcctgtccttccttcccaggggctgggattaaaagcatgggaCACCATGCCaagaaaaaagtttcattttaaaacaaagtatatGACACTagatatattcatacatatatgtaataaaagctaaaaattaaaaatatctccacttaattttcaaaaataatgtacCCAGTAATGTACCCTTTTGACAGCTGACTTATATTGATGCAAATGCCGAGACTTTCAATCAGTGCTAACATATAGTAGCTGTGTGCTCCAGTTGGTCTTCATTTAACAAAAGTACGCCTATGATTTTTGACTTTCATGTGCATAGCTTTACCTCATTCTTCTTAAAGCCTGCATATTCTTCTCTTACACTGTGTACAGACACACTATATTTCTCAGTGGAAGTGTAGATGTGTGTCACTCTGACAATGTTCATTTTctacattataattttatttgcatTCATAATGTAATTGAATTATTGCCACCATATATAACCTTATGTATTTCTATAACCTCTTCTTCAGGAATATTTCTGTATTTGAAGCCAGTAGGGGAATGTGTatgatccttttattttttattttctggatacATACAGCTAAATTAATCTATACAGATGCTTGACAGTAAATTCTTTACAAAACTAGCTGTACTACCTCCTTATTTCACCAGATACTTCAAAAACTGGGTATCATCAGCCGTTTGAAGTCCTTGTTAAGATGCTAAACTTATGCCACtcaactcttttaaagaaaatttaatgaaaggatagaattttattttcttatttcatatgACTTAATTATTTATATCCATCACCAAGTTTCTTTAGATCAATGGGCTTTAGCTTTGCAATCTTTAAGAATACTAATATATTCTTAGTATTCttatattctgaatattaataGAATCATATGGATTTATTAGAAGTCATCTTTAGTCACCATGAAATTTGttatctcctttttttcttttctttcctctctgtgtagCAAGGCTGTGTAGCAAGGagccttctgttccagtctcccaaggactgggattgAAGGAATGGACTGCTACATCTAGGTTTTTAAGCCTTCTACTTTTTTCTACAGATAATCATCTAGGCGTATGTTTATAGATATGTGACATGTGGGGAAGGTAGTTTATACACAACTTTGGAATATCCAACAGGAATCCTTGTACCATTGACTGAACTCATGTTAAAGCATCTTTATAGATCCAAATCTCCTGCAGTAGGATCTTCTTATAATGGAGATGTTGCCTAGCATTGAGCATAAGTGAGAACCCTTATTGACACCAGCCTTGTCAATAAGGGAGTGATTGGATTCCAACCTTATTTATTCTGTGGTTGAGACAGATAGATCTCAGCTCTCATCTATTCTCCAGGAACAATGAGGCCCAACTTCCAAGGTCAGCCTTGATAACGGGTAAACTACAAGAAGTTAATTgggacatacttttaaaatatgtcttgcatttttacattttctgaaaATCCTTTCTGGATCTTTTCTAAACTTATAACTGCAAGTGAAAAACAGATGCATTTATGTTAGGAACAAGAGCAGATAGTATGTAGGTTAGAGCAATCTGCATAAGTTACATACATACTCAGAGTGAGCGCTTGCATATGATAATCATTTAGAGATGAGGAGGCTTCCTTTGTGTGAGGTAGATATGACTAACACgatttgaagacacagaaaaactgaTTGTGTTGAACAATCTTTGacttggaaaatataaaagaaatgagatTGAGACAGTAGAAAAACCAATACAGTAATCTTGATGAAGAACACAGGCAGAGGATACATAATTCCAAAGCCAAGGAATTTAACATCAGAACTGTAACATCATCTGTATTTAACATCAGAAACTTCAGAATGTTCACCACAGGGGCCCATTTAATGTTACATTATTCATATAGAGCACTACTTAGTACAGTTTGCATagtaagaaaacaataaagacataGCACTGTAGAATTCCAATATTcacaagagaaaaaatagaaataataaaatgaggGGTATTGGCATTGGACTAAAAGAGCTGTATATCAGATCACAAAATTTGagagttttaaaaagataaactgtCTGTTTCAGTGAAGTCAGACAAGCACGAGTCAGTAAAGAGACGGGGACAAGAATGACATTGTGTAGTGGTGCCAGGAGTCCGAGTGTCTATTTCTGGGATTTGCTTTCATCGTGGGTAGTAGGTAGCCTTTATTTTCCTGAGACAAATCTGATATAGTCACTTATCAGGCCCTGTCTCCTCTTGAATAGATTTCAGCTTAGGAATGTGTGAAGAGTGGAATAAGTCGCTGACACCGGAAGTTTGATGAAAGAAGCTTAGCACATGACTCTGAGTTATACCTGAAACTTCTGTAGCCATGATGAGAACCAGGGCAGACACATGGGGTATTGTACAGTTGAGTGTGGAGAATCAGGGAAGAACAGGACACTGGATAGTCTGCTTAGGTGGCAGACACCCAGTCTGTCTTTGTGAAGCCCCAAATAGCAACTAGATAATTACATGGATTTGACTAATATTtaacagtttaaaaatatatttttgcattCGTGGGTATTGAGCATGCGACCATTacatgctagacaaatgctcCACCTCTGAGCAACCTACCTAATTCATTTTTTGTGCAGAATTATTCAATGCACAAAATTTCCGAGGAAACGTCATTGGGTTGCTGTCAGAACTGATTCAGTCATATGACTTAAGTCTCCGGGAAAACACTTCAATGATGCATATGACTGAAAGTTTGACaaacatttattcataaaaagaagagaagaggggttggggatttagctcagtggtagagcgcttgcctagaaagtgcaaggccctgggtttggtccccagctccgaaaaaaagaaaaaaaaaagaagagaagagggacagaATGATGATTTCTGAGAGGGAAAGGTATCAGGAAATTTTGCCTGTATCACTGTAACTATCGTGATATTTTACTTTCAGTTTAGGTGAGTCCTTTAACGCATGCCCATAATGGAGATATTCAACCTTAGCAGCTTCAATCCAGGCTTTTTCATCCTCCTGGGAATCCCAGGGCTGGAGCAGCTCCACCTATGTTTTGGTATCTCCTTCTTTATTATTTACCTCGTGGCGTTTGCAGGCAACAGCATCCTTCTCTACCTCATTCTTACGGAGCGCAGTCTGCATGAGCCcatgttctttttcctctccatGTTGGCTGGTACAGATCTCATCCTGTGTAATACATGTGTTCCCAAAACCGTCAGCATCTTCTGGCTGGGTCCTCAGCACATCACGTTCCCCGGATGTCTTACTCAGATGTTTTTCCTCCATTTCAGCTTTGCCATGGATTCTGCTATCCTGCTGGCCATGGCCTTTGATCGCTATGTTGCTATCTGCTTCCCCCTAAGATACACTACCATCCTCACCCATCAGATTGTTATTAAGATTGTGGTGGTGATTATCAGCAGGAGCTTTTGTATCATATTCCCGTGTGTGTTCTTGCTAAAACGACTGCCTTTCTGCCGAGAGCTCGTCATTCCCCACACATACTGTGAGCACATAGGCATTGCTCGTCTGGCCTGTGCTGACATCTCCATCAATATCTGGTATGGCTTTGCAGTACCTATAATGACTGTCCTGTCAGATCTGATCTTGATTGGCATCTCCTACACTGTTATTCTCCGTACTGTGTTTAACCTTCCCTCCCGGGATGCCCGCCAAAAAGCCCTCAGCACATGTGGTTCCCATGTCTGTGTCATTCTCATATTCTACACACCAGCGATATTCTCTGTCCTTGCCCATCGTTTTGGTCACAATATCCCCCACTCCTTCCATATACTATTTGCAAACCTCTATGTAGCCATTCCTCCTGCCATCAACCCAATCATCTATGGGGTAAAGACCAAGCAGATTCGGGACAAAATCAACCTCCTATTCTTCCCCAAGTCAACCATTGACGTGACACAGAGAGCTTGGGAAAGATAACAGTCAATGATATCAACTTAGGAGTATTTCATATTTCTTAAAGGTGGAATACCCAAAATACTGATTTAATTTCTGTAAAGTTGTAGAAAGTCTACTCTGGATGATAGATAATGTGGAAGATGAACCCATGTTTATGAAGCCAAATAAGAACTGAAGAAGATACCTTGCATGACAAGATAGAGGGGGGGGGCTTTAACTCTCATTTGTAAATAAGATATTTAATAACCTCTTGGCATTTGGGCTGACATCAAgtataatat
Encoded proteins:
- the LOC116894104 gene encoding olfactory receptor 52H1-like, whose protein sequence is MPIMEIFNLSSFNPGFFILLGIPGLEQLHLCFGISFFIIYLVAFAGNSILLYLILTERSLHEPMFFFLSMLAGTDLILCNTCVPKTVSIFWLGPQHITFPGCLTQMFFLHFSFAMDSAILLAMAFDRYVAICFPLRYTTILTHQIVIKIVVVIISRSFCIIFPCVFLLKRLPFCRELVIPHTYCEHIGIARLACADISINIWYGFAVPIMTVLSDLILIGISYTVILRTVFNLPSRDARQKALSTCGSHVCVILIFYTPAIFSVLAHRFGHNIPHSFHILFANLYVAIPPAINPIIYGVKTKQIRDKINLLFFPKSTIDVTQRAWER